In Rhodococcus sp. OK302, one genomic interval encodes:
- a CDS encoding ATP-dependent Clp protease ATP-binding subunit codes for MFERFTDRARRVVVLAQEEARMLNHNYIGTEHILLGLIHEGEGVAAKSLESLGISLEGVRSQVEEIIGQGQQAPSGHIPFTPRAKKVLELSLREALQLGHNYIGTEHILLGLIREGEGVAAQVLVKLGADLNRVRQQVIQLLSGYQGKEPTETGGTRGEAGTPSTSLVLDQFGRNLTQAALEGKLDPVIGRSKEIERVMQVLSRRTKNNPVLIGEPGVGKTAVVEGLAQAIVNGEVPETLKDKQLYTLDLGSLVAGSRYRGDFEERLKKVLKEINTRGDIILFIDELHTLVGAGAAEGAIDAASILKPKLARGELQTIGATTLDEYRKYIEKDAALERRFQPVQVGEPTVEHTIEILKGLRDRYEAHHRVSITDGALVAAATLADRYINDRFLPDKAIDLIDEAGARMRIRRMTAPPDLREFDDRIADARREKESAIDAQDFEKAANLRDKEKTLVAQRAEREKQWRAGDLDVIAEVDDEQIAEVLGNWTGIPVFKLTEEETTRLLRMEDELHKRIIGQEEAVRSVSKAIRRTRAGLKDPKRPSGSFIFAGPSGVGKTELAKSLANFLFGDDDALIQIDMGEFHDRFTASRLFGAPPGYVGYEEGGQLTEKVRRKPFSVVLFDEIEKAHQEIYNTLLQVLEDGRLTDGQGRTVDFKNTVLIFTSNLGTSDISKAVGLGFSSGSGSGSNYERMKLKVHDELKKHFRPEFLNRIDDIVVFHQLTNEQIVQMVDLMLARVEKALKNKDMTMEVTDKAKSLLAKRGFDPVLGARPLRRTIQREIEDQMSEKILFGEIGPGHIVLVDVEGWDGEGSGEDAKFTFTPTKKPIDVPDAPPIELSKAGESESAAE; via the coding sequence ATGTTCGAGAGGTTCACCGATCGCGCGCGGCGCGTTGTTGTCCTGGCTCAAGAAGAAGCCAGGATGCTCAACCACAACTACATCGGTACGGAGCACATCCTCCTCGGCCTCATTCACGAGGGCGAAGGTGTTGCCGCCAAGTCGTTGGAGTCGTTGGGTATCTCCCTCGAGGGAGTCCGCAGCCAGGTCGAGGAGATTATCGGCCAGGGCCAGCAGGCTCCGTCCGGTCACATCCCCTTTACTCCGCGTGCCAAGAAGGTCCTGGAGCTGAGTCTGCGCGAGGCGCTGCAGCTCGGACACAACTACATCGGCACGGAGCACATTCTGCTCGGTCTCATCCGCGAGGGTGAGGGCGTCGCAGCTCAGGTTCTGGTCAAGCTCGGTGCCGATCTCAACCGCGTCCGCCAGCAGGTCATTCAGCTGTTGTCGGGCTACCAGGGCAAGGAGCCCACCGAAACCGGTGGCACTCGCGGAGAGGCCGGCACGCCGTCCACCTCGCTGGTGCTCGACCAGTTCGGTCGCAACCTGACGCAAGCTGCCCTCGAAGGCAAGCTGGATCCGGTCATCGGCCGCTCGAAGGAAATCGAGCGTGTCATGCAGGTTCTCTCGCGTCGTACCAAGAACAACCCGGTTCTCATCGGTGAACCCGGTGTCGGTAAGACCGCTGTGGTCGAGGGCCTGGCTCAGGCAATCGTCAACGGCGAGGTCCCCGAGACCCTCAAGGACAAGCAGCTGTACACGCTCGACCTCGGGTCGCTCGTGGCCGGCAGCCGTTACCGCGGTGACTTCGAAGAGCGCCTCAAGAAGGTTCTCAAGGAGATCAACACTCGCGGCGACATCATCCTGTTCATCGACGAGCTGCACACTCTTGTCGGTGCGGGCGCGGCCGAGGGCGCTATCGACGCGGCCTCCATCCTCAAGCCCAAGCTGGCCCGCGGTGAGCTGCAGACTATCGGTGCCACCACTCTCGACGAGTACCGCAAGTACATCGAGAAGGATGCTGCTCTCGAGCGTCGTTTCCAGCCCGTGCAGGTGGGCGAGCCCACCGTCGAGCACACCATCGAGATCCTCAAGGGTCTTCGTGATCGCTACGAGGCTCACCACCGCGTATCCATCACTGACGGTGCACTCGTTGCAGCTGCGACGCTGGCGGACCGCTACATCAACGACCGCTTCTTGCCGGACAAGGCGATCGACCTCATCGACGAGGCGGGCGCGCGAATGCGCATCCGTCGGATGACTGCACCGCCGGACCTGCGCGAATTCGACGATCGCATCGCCGACGCGCGTCGCGAGAAGGAATCTGCGATCGACGCGCAGGACTTCGAGAAGGCTGCGAACCTGCGCGACAAGGAGAAGACCCTCGTCGCTCAGCGCGCAGAGCGTGAGAAGCAGTGGCGTGCGGGCGACCTGGACGTCATCGCCGAGGTCGACGACGAGCAGATCGCCGAGGTTCTGGGCAACTGGACCGGCATCCCCGTCTTCAAGCTCACCGAGGAGGAGACCACGCGTCTGCTCCGCATGGAAGACGAACTGCACAAGCGGATCATCGGACAGGAAGAGGCCGTCAGGTCTGTCTCCAAGGCGATCCGTCGTACCCGTGCAGGTCTGAAGGATCCCAAGCGTCCCTCGGGCTCGTTCATCTTCGCCGGCCCGTCGGGTGTCGGTAAGACGGAGCTGGCGAAGTCGCTCGCCAACTTCTTGTTCGGTGACGACGACGCTCTGATCCAGATCGACATGGGCGAGTTCCACGACCGCTTCACCGCTTCGCGTCTGTTCGGTGCCCCTCCCGGGTACGTCGGATACGAAGAGGGCGGCCAGCTCACCGAGAAGGTCCGTCGCAAGCCGTTCTCCGTGGTGCTGTTCGACGAGATCGAGAAGGCACACCAGGAGATCTACAACACGCTCCTGCAGGTGCTCGAGGACGGCCGTCTCACCGACGGTCAGGGTCGTACCGTCGACTTCAAGAACACGGTGCTGATCTTCACGTCCAACCTCGGTACGTCCGACATCTCCAAGGCTGTCGGCCTGGGCTTCAGTTCGGGCTCGGGTAGCGGATCGAACTACGAGCGTATGAAGCTCAAGGTGCACGACGAGCTGAAGAAGCATTTCCGTCCGGAATTCTTGAACCGTATCGACGACATCGTCGTGTTCCATCAGCTCACGAACGAGCAGATCGTTCAGATGGTGGACCTGATGCTTGCTCGTGTCGAGAAGGCACTCAAGAACAAGGACATGACCATGGAGGTCACCGACAAGGCCAAGTCGCTACTGGCCAAGCGCGGATTCGATCCGGTACTGGGTGCGCGGCCGCTGCGTCGCACCATCCAGCGTGAGATCGAGGACCAGATGTCGGAGAAGATCCTCTTCGGAGAGATCGGACCCGGGCACATCGTGCTCGTCGACGTCGAAGGCTGGGACGGCGAAGGCTCGGGCGAGGACGCGAAGTTCACGTTCACGCCTACCAAGAAGCCGATCGATGTGCCGGACGCGCCGCCGATCGAGCTGTCCAAGGCCGGCGAGAGTGAAAGCGCTGCAGAGTAA
- a CDS encoding nucleoside deaminase encodes MNDIDMGHLRRCVELATEALDAGDEPFGSVLAAADGTFLAEDRNRIAGGDSTRHPEFELARWAAQYLTPEERSTATVFTSGEHCPMCAAAHAWVGLGRIVYICSAAQLGEWLAEWGVPPAPVKSLSINEVAPNVPVEGPISELLPQVRELHHTLHSRSV; translated from the coding sequence ATGAACGATATCGACATGGGGCATCTTCGTCGTTGCGTCGAATTGGCAACGGAGGCCTTGGATGCCGGCGACGAGCCGTTCGGGTCCGTCCTCGCTGCTGCTGACGGAACTTTTCTCGCTGAGGATCGAAACCGGATTGCCGGTGGAGACAGTACCCGCCATCCGGAATTCGAATTGGCCAGATGGGCTGCTCAGTACTTGACGCCGGAAGAGCGTTCCACCGCAACGGTATTCACCTCCGGTGAGCACTGCCCGATGTGTGCGGCCGCTCATGCCTGGGTGGGACTGGGCAGGATCGTATATATCTGTTCTGCCGCGCAACTCGGTGAATGGTTGGCGGAGTGGGGAGTGCCGCCGGCGCCGGTGAAGTCTCTGTCGATCAACGAGGTTGCCCCGAATGTTCCTGTGGAAGGTCCGATTTCAGAATTGCTGCCACAGGTTCGCGAACTACATCACACGCTGCACTCGCGCAGCGTTTGA
- the fadD5 gene encoding fatty-acid--CoA ligase FadD5, with protein sequence MASIDTASEVQRLRRTNWNNQVAHHAQMIPDHTALRFLGDSISWSTLSERVDKLADALSRRGVSFGDRVLILMLNRPEYLEVVLATNALGAIAVPVNFRLTPPEVTYLVNDSGSKVIVAEGPLAPLAAAARAASDGIDISITVGAPAEGDSLTYEDLIAETGDSHIPRDIPDDTPALIMYTSGTTGRPKGSVLSHSNLASQSLTCIRAFHLFKEDSIGFCATPMFHIAALGSIAPSLQLGTATVIHPLGAFDPGALLDVLEAEKVTSLFLVPVQWQAVCAVQKAQPRALSLKNISWGAAPSSDTILRAMAESFPDAFNVAVFGQTEMSPITCVLDGEDAIRKLGSVGRVIPTISARVVDENMDDVAPGEIGEIVYRGPTMMSEYWNNPQATADAFTGGWFHSGDLVRVDDEGFVYVVDRKKDMIISGGENIYCAEVENALYEHDLIVEAAVVGRSDAKWGEVPVAIIAMAPGASADLTIEELGTFLDDRLARYKHPKDIVVVEALPRNASGKVVKGELREKVRSVDAVS encoded by the coding sequence ATGGCCTCCATCGATACAGCGTCCGAGGTACAGCGTTTGCGACGTACCAACTGGAACAACCAAGTCGCTCACCACGCGCAGATGATTCCTGATCACACCGCATTGCGATTCCTCGGTGATTCCATCTCCTGGAGCACACTGAGCGAACGCGTCGACAAACTTGCCGACGCCCTCTCCCGGCGCGGCGTCAGCTTCGGCGACCGCGTCTTGATCCTGATGCTCAACCGCCCCGAATACCTCGAGGTAGTGCTTGCCACCAATGCGTTGGGCGCGATCGCAGTACCGGTGAACTTCCGTCTCACCCCGCCCGAGGTCACCTATCTGGTCAACGACTCGGGATCCAAAGTCATTGTCGCAGAAGGACCGCTCGCTCCACTAGCTGCCGCAGCGCGCGCTGCCTCCGATGGTATCGACATCTCCATCACCGTCGGAGCGCCGGCCGAAGGTGACAGCCTCACATACGAGGACTTGATCGCCGAGACCGGAGACAGCCACATCCCTCGCGACATCCCCGATGACACACCGGCACTCATCATGTACACCTCGGGAACCACTGGGCGTCCGAAGGGTTCGGTGCTCTCGCACTCCAATCTCGCGTCGCAGTCGTTGACCTGCATCCGCGCATTCCATCTGTTCAAAGAGGATTCCATCGGATTCTGCGCGACGCCGATGTTCCATATCGCGGCCCTCGGATCCATCGCTCCCAGCCTGCAATTGGGCACTGCCACTGTTATCCACCCGCTCGGGGCTTTCGACCCGGGTGCACTTCTCGACGTTCTCGAAGCCGAGAAGGTCACCAGCCTGTTCCTCGTTCCGGTTCAGTGGCAGGCGGTGTGTGCCGTCCAAAAGGCGCAACCCCGCGCATTGTCACTGAAGAACATTTCCTGGGGCGCGGCGCCGTCATCGGACACGATCCTGCGTGCAATGGCGGAATCTTTCCCCGATGCGTTCAACGTCGCGGTCTTCGGCCAAACCGAAATGTCACCTATCACTTGCGTTCTCGACGGTGAAGACGCAATTCGCAAACTCGGATCCGTGGGACGTGTCATCCCGACGATCTCGGCGCGTGTTGTCGACGAGAACATGGACGACGTCGCCCCCGGAGAGATCGGCGAGATCGTCTACCGCGGCCCGACGATGATGAGCGAGTACTGGAACAACCCGCAAGCCACTGCCGACGCTTTCACCGGCGGATGGTTCCACTCCGGCGATCTGGTTCGTGTCGACGACGAAGGCTTTGTGTACGTCGTGGACCGCAAGAAGGACATGATCATCTCCGGCGGTGAGAACATCTACTGCGCCGAGGTCGAGAATGCTCTCTACGAACACGACTTGATTGTCGAAGCCGCAGTTGTCGGGCGCTCCGACGCCAAGTGGGGCGAAGTGCCCGTAGCGATTATCGCCATGGCACCCGGCGCCAGCGCTGATCTGACAATCGAAGAACTCGGCACGTTCCTCGACGATCGCTTGGCCCGCTACAAGCATCCCAAGGACATCGTTGTAGTGGAAGCCCTGCCGCGCAATGCAAGTGGCAAGGTAGTCAAGGGTGAACTGCGCGAGAAGGTTCGATCAGTCGACGCAGTTTCCTGA
- a CDS encoding enoyl-CoA hydratase encodes MTTATAGLLSELHNGVLRLTFNRPERMNAIDLETMNALADAIAGADNNPDVRTIVITGTGRAFCTGADLAAAAMNPADPHVVMDSANAVIRAITSTAVPVIAAVNGPAAGVGVSIALAADLTYAAESAYFLLSFVNIGLMPDGGASALVPAAIGRARAAEMFLLGERVSAENAEHFGLVSRTLPDDQFAAHIEAIATRTSKAPRLALELTKAALNAATLDRIDTALELEKTGQVELLVSADFAEGATAMLQKRAPNFK; translated from the coding sequence ATGACGACCGCCACGGCCGGCCTGCTGTCGGAACTCCACAACGGCGTCCTGCGATTGACGTTCAACCGCCCCGAGCGCATGAACGCGATCGACCTGGAAACGATGAACGCGCTTGCCGACGCCATTGCCGGTGCCGACAACAACCCTGACGTTCGCACCATCGTCATCACCGGAACCGGACGTGCCTTCTGCACCGGAGCCGACCTCGCGGCTGCCGCGATGAATCCGGCCGATCCCCATGTCGTCATGGACTCTGCAAACGCCGTGATCCGCGCTATCACGAGCACCGCAGTACCAGTGATAGCCGCAGTCAACGGCCCGGCCGCCGGCGTGGGCGTCTCCATAGCTCTTGCCGCAGACCTGACGTACGCCGCCGAAAGTGCGTACTTCCTTCTGTCATTCGTCAACATCGGACTGATGCCCGACGGCGGCGCCAGCGCCTTGGTACCTGCAGCCATCGGACGAGCCCGGGCCGCCGAGATGTTCCTACTCGGCGAAAGGGTGTCGGCCGAGAATGCAGAACATTTCGGCCTCGTCTCTCGAACGCTTCCCGACGATCAATTCGCGGCCCACATCGAAGCCATCGCGACGCGTACCTCGAAAGCACCTCGACTCGCTCTCGAACTCACAAAAGCTGCCCTCAATGCCGCGACACTCGACCGCATCGATACAGCCTTGGAACTCGAAAAGACTGGTCAAGTAGAACTTCTTGTCAGCGCCGACTTTGCCGAGGGCGCAACAGCAATGCTCCAGAAACGCGCACCGAACTTCAAGTGA
- a CDS encoding TetR/AcrR family transcriptional regulator yields the protein MPTRTRVAVGGGESAPRTRPKDRKAQIAAVAAEAFSERGYHAVGIDDIASAVGVSGPALYRHFPNKYALFVHAVENLSRALLDATDAARCARDDPREQLQAVMVAVIGVTLENRRRGGLYRWEGRYLEKADRENLRLEVLALRQRIADPLSTVRPELDRAHLDLVTLAVLSVIGSVTAHRSALPPKQIEALMLSVCWSVIDIDLSQIAPSADSTKIMKQIPGLVRTSKREVLLHEAVLLFYERGYHEVSIEEIGTAAGITASSVYRYFPSKADLLAAAFHRASDRLNVTLGSALAESETPLQAAHTLAERYVAVFFAQSELLAVYFAEIGNLPDDARAELRKIQRLNIEEWAHLCVEARPELTVVQARFLVHAALGLVFDVGRIVGFSEAERVSALLCATLLG from the coding sequence ATGCCCACACGGACGCGCGTCGCTGTAGGTGGTGGTGAATCCGCTCCACGTACCCGACCGAAGGATCGCAAGGCGCAGATCGCGGCCGTTGCGGCCGAGGCTTTCAGCGAACGCGGCTACCACGCGGTCGGTATCGACGATATTGCGTCGGCGGTCGGAGTGTCCGGTCCGGCGCTGTATCGCCATTTCCCCAACAAGTACGCGTTGTTCGTCCACGCGGTAGAGAACCTGTCCCGGGCGTTGCTCGACGCGACTGATGCGGCACGGTGCGCGCGTGACGATCCACGCGAACAGTTGCAAGCCGTGATGGTTGCGGTCATCGGCGTCACCCTCGAGAATCGGCGTCGGGGCGGACTCTATCGATGGGAAGGCCGCTATCTGGAAAAGGCGGATCGCGAGAATCTGCGCCTCGAGGTGCTTGCGTTACGTCAACGGATAGCGGACCCATTGTCGACGGTCCGTCCGGAACTCGATCGTGCACACCTCGACCTCGTCACATTAGCCGTCCTGAGTGTGATCGGAAGTGTCACGGCACATCGGTCGGCGTTGCCGCCCAAACAGATCGAAGCATTGATGCTCTCCGTGTGCTGGTCGGTTATCGATATCGATCTATCGCAGATCGCGCCTTCGGCCGATTCCACGAAAATAATGAAGCAGATTCCGGGACTTGTCCGAACGTCGAAACGTGAAGTACTGCTTCATGAAGCGGTACTTCTCTTCTACGAACGCGGTTATCACGAGGTCAGTATCGAGGAAATCGGAACTGCTGCCGGCATCACCGCTTCGAGTGTGTACCGGTACTTTCCGAGTAAGGCAGATCTTCTTGCTGCGGCATTCCATCGTGCGTCTGATCGACTGAACGTGACTTTGGGTTCGGCGTTGGCAGAATCGGAGACCCCGCTGCAGGCAGCCCACACCCTTGCCGAGAGGTACGTCGCTGTCTTCTTCGCTCAGAGTGAGTTACTCGCCGTGTATTTCGCGGAAATCGGAAACTTGCCCGATGATGCACGTGCGGAATTGCGCAAGATTCAGCGACTCAACATCGAAGAGTGGGCGCACCTGTGCGTCGAAGCGAGGCCCGAATTGACGGTGGTGCAAGCGAGATTCCTTGTTCACGCGGCATTGGGACTGGTGTTCGACGTAGGTCGCATCGTTGGCTTCTCGGAAGCGGAACGAGTCTCGGCATTGTTGTGCGCGACGTTGCTCGGCTGA
- a CDS encoding OsmC family peroxiredoxin, protein MPTRTARTAWNGTLEAGSGQVELTSSGAATFNVSFPKRAADEAGGTTSPEELIAAAHSSCYAMQLSALIAEAGGTPQSLDITADVSLGPDTVGFKLTGITLTVRAEVDGLDADAFAKVAQAAKETCPVSKALTGVEITLDAALD, encoded by the coding sequence ATGCCAACTCGTACCGCACGCACCGCCTGGAACGGCACACTCGAAGCCGGGTCCGGGCAGGTCGAACTCACCAGTTCCGGGGCCGCGACCTTCAACGTCTCATTTCCCAAACGTGCTGCCGACGAAGCCGGCGGCACTACAAGTCCTGAGGAACTGATCGCAGCAGCGCATTCCTCCTGCTACGCAATGCAGTTGTCGGCGCTGATCGCTGAGGCCGGCGGAACTCCGCAGAGTCTCGACATCACCGCCGATGTTTCGCTGGGCCCCGACACCGTCGGCTTCAAGCTCACCGGCATCACGCTCACCGTCCGCGCCGAGGTCGACGGTCTCGACGCGGACGCATTCGCGAAAGTTGCGCAGGCAGCGAAGGAAACATGCCCGGTCAGTAAGGCCCTGACGGGCGTCGAGATCACGCTGGACGCGGCACTGGATTAA
- a CDS encoding DUF4352 domain-containing protein: MRSLRTPLVILAVGAALFATIASGESNEAKKAEGGGSSSAPASTFGVGDVVDLGDWRVQVHGVVDPYVSTNQFLAPDPGNRYVVIDTEVTNNNDKPETVSSVMCFELQDSANKSYNMTITDSSTSTVDGELAPGAAKRGELSYEVPEAATGLRLQFKCDLLSSGSATINLS; this comes from the coding sequence ATGCGATCCCTCCGCACTCCCCTCGTTATCCTGGCCGTCGGCGCAGCACTGTTCGCGACCATCGCTTCGGGCGAATCCAACGAAGCAAAGAAGGCCGAAGGCGGCGGATCATCGTCGGCGCCCGCTTCGACATTCGGAGTCGGCGACGTCGTCGACCTCGGAGACTGGCGCGTCCAGGTACACGGCGTTGTCGACCCGTACGTCTCGACAAACCAGTTCCTGGCCCCGGATCCCGGAAATCGCTACGTCGTGATCGACACAGAGGTGACCAATAACAACGACAAGCCCGAGACTGTGTCCTCGGTGATGTGCTTCGAACTACAGGACAGCGCGAACAAGTCCTACAACATGACCATCACCGACAGCAGTACGTCCACCGTCGACGGCGAACTCGCCCCCGGAGCAGCCAAGCGCGGCGAACTGTCCTATGAGGTCCCCGAGGCAGCTACGGGCCTGCGCCTGCAGTTCAAGTGCGACCTGTTGTCGTCCGGTTCGGCAACCATCAACCTCTCGTGA
- a CDS encoding sensor histidine kinase encodes MTVSIAGSSGNMPPWNIGIGFVLSVTGGIALIWRHQRPWEVLAITLVGPLFFVTDATAALIALFTVARFARGPRLIAAGVAVYVVCGISLTYDAFRDREYSALTLGTAMPKDGTELEQYNLAIWIPWLVAAVMVGVVLALSLLVRTKSALVEAEHVRDLATEKTDVMRDEMIRTEERTRIARDMHDTIAASLSRISLFAGGLQVSAADNPEKVVNTAAMIRTTAHEALDELKSIVGVLRGTGDRGARSGHQGIDAVGDLVNGARAAGIHCRLETELLPGDVGMLAGHVCYRVVQEALTNAQKYASDQALVISVTGSPHDGIRIMARNRLSDLPAMTKVGSRSGLRGLAEQAREIGGKVEAGVVGPDFVVSCWVPWFA; translated from the coding sequence ATGACAGTGAGCATTGCCGGGTCGTCGGGAAATATGCCACCGTGGAATATCGGTATCGGATTTGTCTTGAGCGTGACCGGCGGGATCGCTCTCATCTGGCGCCATCAGCGTCCCTGGGAAGTTCTCGCAATCACGTTGGTGGGGCCTCTGTTCTTCGTAACCGATGCAACTGCCGCACTGATCGCATTGTTCACAGTTGCTCGCTTCGCCCGCGGGCCGCGGCTGATTGCTGCCGGGGTGGCGGTCTATGTGGTGTGTGGAATCTCGTTGACTTACGACGCTTTTCGCGATCGGGAGTACTCGGCACTCACTCTGGGAACTGCCATGCCGAAAGACGGCACGGAGCTCGAGCAGTACAACTTGGCAATCTGGATTCCGTGGCTTGTCGCAGCAGTAATGGTCGGCGTCGTTCTCGCGCTGTCACTACTCGTCCGAACCAAATCGGCGCTTGTCGAGGCAGAGCACGTCCGTGATTTGGCTACCGAGAAAACCGATGTCATGCGTGACGAGATGATTCGCACCGAGGAAAGAACGCGCATTGCCCGCGACATGCACGACACCATCGCGGCCAGTTTGAGTCGAATCTCGTTGTTCGCGGGCGGACTGCAAGTCAGTGCCGCTGACAATCCCGAGAAGGTGGTCAACACGGCGGCAATGATTCGGACGACGGCACATGAGGCGTTGGACGAACTCAAAAGCATCGTGGGAGTGCTTCGCGGAACCGGTGATCGAGGTGCTCGAAGCGGGCATCAGGGCATCGACGCCGTCGGCGACCTGGTCAACGGAGCGCGGGCCGCCGGAATCCATTGCCGCCTCGAAACCGAATTGCTTCCCGGTGACGTGGGCATGTTGGCCGGACACGTTTGTTATCGCGTTGTGCAGGAAGCGCTCACGAATGCGCAGAAGTACGCCAGTGACCAGGCTCTGGTCATCTCTGTCACGGGATCACCGCATGACGGCATTCGGATCATGGCACGGAACAGGCTCAGCGATCTGCCGGCGATGACGAAGGTCGGTTCGCGGTCGGGACTGAGAGGTTTGGCCGAGCAGGCACGAGAGATCGGCGGAAAGGTCGAGGCCGGCGTTGTCGGTCCCGATTTCGTGGTCAGTTGCTGGGTGCCCTGGTTCGCGTAG
- a CDS encoding response regulator — MNTDSRITVLIVDNDAWVRRGMKDILEAAPDIVVVAEAEDGDQVAAKVTRFRPHVVLMDLKMTRVGGLEATRELMSMPNPPKVIAMTAFDVDGVVVEAVEAGAHSFMRKDGAPEDFQQAVRVVASDHALFSRDSLRAIVASAPRQQVPDQAALSVLTDREREVLAELATGLGNSDIAARMYLGETTIKSHISSLFSKLGVNNRVSASLVAYRCGLVT, encoded by the coding sequence ATGAACACAGACTCGCGCATTACGGTGCTGATTGTCGACAACGACGCCTGGGTTCGGCGCGGGATGAAAGACATCCTCGAGGCCGCTCCGGACATCGTGGTGGTTGCCGAGGCCGAGGACGGAGACCAGGTTGCTGCCAAGGTCACTCGATTTCGCCCTCACGTCGTGCTGATGGATCTCAAGATGACGCGTGTCGGTGGTTTGGAGGCGACGCGTGAGCTGATGTCCATGCCTAATCCGCCCAAGGTCATTGCGATGACGGCATTCGACGTGGATGGCGTCGTAGTCGAGGCGGTGGAGGCCGGAGCGCACAGTTTTATGCGGAAAGACGGTGCACCAGAAGACTTTCAGCAGGCTGTACGCGTCGTTGCGTCGGATCACGCCTTGTTCAGTCGGGATTCGCTTCGAGCGATCGTGGCGTCTGCTCCACGTCAGCAGGTTCCGGATCAGGCGGCTTTGTCGGTCCTCACCGACCGTGAGCGCGAGGTTCTGGCAGAGTTGGCCACAGGTCTGGGGAACAGCGATATTGCGGCGCGCATGTACCTCGGTGAGACCACGATCAAGTCGCACATCTCGTCGTTGTTCTCGAAACTCGGAGTGAACAACCGGGTGAGTGCGTCGTTGGTTGCGTACCGATGTGGCCTGGTCACCTGA
- a CDS encoding DsbA family oxidoreductase produces the protein MIDQDATGQDIVVEVWSDVLCPWCYIGKTRFHAALDRFENKDRVKVIWRSYQLAPETPVGEGRAVVDAMAARRGTTPDQLGEVLDHVTATAAELGLELNYDTALASNTFDAHRLLHLAGDKQSDLLDALFKAYFRDGKMIDDREELVRIAVSVGLDADTVRDQLASDAAADAVREDLSMARQFQVSGVPFFVANRAIAVSGAQTEDVFLQLLAAASQPA, from the coding sequence GTGATTGACCAAGACGCGACCGGCCAGGACATCGTTGTCGAGGTGTGGTCGGATGTTCTTTGCCCATGGTGCTACATCGGCAAGACCCGTTTTCACGCTGCGCTCGACAGGTTCGAGAACAAGGACCGCGTCAAGGTCATCTGGCGTTCGTATCAGCTGGCTCCCGAGACTCCGGTGGGTGAGGGCCGCGCAGTGGTTGATGCCATGGCCGCGCGGCGAGGCACCACACCGGATCAGCTGGGAGAAGTCCTCGACCACGTCACGGCCACGGCAGCCGAGCTCGGTCTGGAATTGAATTACGACACTGCCCTCGCATCCAACACCTTTGACGCTCACCGGTTGCTTCACTTGGCCGGGGATAAGCAGTCGGACCTTCTGGATGCACTGTTCAAGGCCTACTTCAGGGACGGCAAGATGATCGACGACCGTGAAGAACTGGTCCGCATCGCCGTCAGCGTGGGATTGGATGCGGATACGGTTCGGGATCAACTTGCTTCCGACGCAGCAGCCGACGCGGTTCGCGAGGATCTGTCGATGGCGCGTCAGTTCCAGGTGAGCGGTGTTCCGTTCTTTGTTGCCAACCGTGCAATAGCGGTCTCCGGTGCACAAACGGAAGACGTGTTCTTGCAGTTACTCGCTGCGGCTTCCCAACCTGCCTGA
- a CDS encoding DsbA family oxidoreductase translates to MTDQIVIDQDVTGQDLTVEVWSDVACPWCYIGKTRFQAALDRFENKDRVKVIWRSYQLAPETPVGEGRTELEALVEMKGMAPDQVRQMFSSVANTAAEVGLDLDFDTAIAANTFDAHRLLHLAGDKQADLLEALFKAHFSDGKVIDDREELVRIAVSVGLDADTVRAQLASDAAADAVREDLSMARQFQVSGVPFFVANRAIAVSGAQPEEVFLQLLTQASESA, encoded by the coding sequence GTGACTGATCAAATTGTGATTGACCAAGATGTGACCGGCCAGGACCTCACCGTCGAGGTGTGGTCGGATGTTGCGTGCCCGTGGTGCTACATCGGCAAGACCCGATTCCAAGCTGCTCTCGACCGTTTCGAGAACAAGGATCGCGTCAAGGTCATCTGGCGTTCGTACCAGCTGGCTCCCGAGACTCCGGTGGGCGAGGGCCGCACCGAACTCGAGGCTCTGGTCGAGATGAAGGGAATGGCTCCGGATCAGGTGCGGCAGATGTTCTCTTCGGTTGCGAATACGGCAGCCGAGGTTGGCCTGGATCTCGATTTCGATACCGCGATCGCCGCCAACACCTTCGACGCACACCGGTTGCTTCATCTGGCCGGAGACAAGCAGGCTGACCTACTCGAGGCTCTGTTCAAAGCGCACTTCAGTGACGGCAAGGTGATCGACGACCGCGAAGAACTGGTCCGCATCGCTGTCAGTGTGGGATTGGATGCGGATACCGTCCGCGCGCAACTTGCCTCCGACGCAGCAGCCGACGCGGTTCGCGAGGATCTGTCGATGGCGCGTCAGTTCCAGGTGAGCGGTGTTCCGTTCTTTGTTGCCAATCGTGCAATAGCAGTGTCCGGTGCTCAGCCCGAAGAGGTGTTCTTGCAGTTGCTCACTCAGGCCTCCGAGTCGGCCTGA